tttttaaccttttaaaccacaattacttttgcatcaacctaatatgaTAAACACTTGCATattgtaaaaaagaaagtaaatttttaGAGGTAAATGGTGCCAGCTGCCCTAAAATGGCTAGTGGAAAGTTGGAGAagtaaattaaaagataatatatGCCTACAGAAGGACAGGTGGGGGGGTCTGTGCTGTAACTGTTCAGAACCACCTCCCTACCCTGTGAGCAGCTGGTATTCAGACATGAAGCACAGCCAGAAGGAACTGCAAGTATGCTTGGCCTTTAAGATCTATAAATAGGAGGCATGTTATTTACATATGACCTACTTCCAAACAGCTCTTATTTGAAGTGGCTACCTGGGACAGCCATGGGTACTtagcgtgtttccccgaaaataagactgggtcttatattaatttttgctccagaagacgcattagggcgtattttcaggggatgtcttatttttttaatgtacaacaatctacatttattcaattacagtcatgtcatctttttctgaaaCATCGTCaaaacgtactaaatgcgtctgtctggctgatgatcctactagggcttatttttgggataggtcttattttcagggaaacacggtaattctgGGCAGGGCAGAAGCTCACAACTCCAGCAAGGAAACCTGCATACCTGCCAGTTAGTTTCTACAGTGCTGGCAGTCCAGTACTGAACTGTTATATATCTATTGTCTTTTATGGCTGATCTGGTGTGAAATTTGTGAAACAAAGCAcactaacatttttattataataaaatatatattttattataatatttttattattttttaaggttcAAACATACATGAAAGTATAGAAAGATAATACAATGAACTTATATATACCTATCCCATAGATTTGATAACTATCaagattttgccacatttgccttacctattcaatttttaaaaagtcctgagGCGTTATGAAGTATTCCAGGTATTGCCATTTCATTCCTACCGCTACAGTTGGCATCATTGATACATatgaatgttttctaaaataatcttaATGAGATGCACACACCTAATGCTAAAATTCTtctgtatcatctcatttataaTCAAATCACCCCTATTGTCTCAAACatgttgttcttttaaaaaggtttGTTTGACTAAGAATTTAAGGAAGGTCCACACTTGACATTTGGTGGTTATGTCTCTTAAGACTCCTCATTTGGAGCagcccctcccttctctgctctttctcCATGACCTTGACTTACTTAAACTGGGTCAGTTTTCTGATAGAACATACCACCTTCTGCCTTTGTCTTTTAGCTtccacaattcaacccataaaatGTCAAAACTGGAATTTTATGTAGAATACTCAACTTGAAATACTCAGTAATATAATCTGTGTTATAGACTGGCCTAATTTTTTCATGTGATTGTCTCAATACCTCTTTTCTCATGATAAACCTAATTCTCTTAAGAAGGTGGAATTGTGCATCCAGCTTGGTCAGCAAGAGTTTGGCTGCGTTCAAAACTTAAGTTTCTTCATTCTCAGAGAATGAAATCAATGGTGAATGATTGAGTATATTCTACACCCATTCTCCATGTAGCAACGGATAAGAAGAAATTCTAGCGTTGAATGCGGCTAAAGAGGGAACCAGAAACTGTTATTGTCCCACAGGGATCACTGTCACCCCAACTGGACACTCAGTGTTTGAGGTTCTAAGCGGTGCCATGCTTACCAACTAGTGTCTGAGGGAGCATTTACTATGATCATCACCTAGAGGTGGCATCTTCAACCTAAATAGCCAATGTCACCTGACAGCACCTCCATGCACTTTTTCTTAAAGTCTCTTTCTTCATCAGTGAAGTAGAAATGATACTCAGATTCCTGCCATCAGTTACCATACGTGGGTCTTCTTTTCCCACCACGAAGTAATTTTACACAACCAGCTAtatgtcctacaattcaactcaattctgacactatctacctggagacagGATCAGATTCCACAGATTAACAGCTCTGTCCCACAAGACTTCAAATGTCAATCTAAGTTCAGAtagttacctgtgcttctgactgactggctataaaccAGACGTTCCCATGACTCCTCCTTGGGTTCAAATAATTTACTacagtggctcacagaactcaggaaaccagtttactcactagattactggtttatcataaaaggatataactcaggtaTTATTTAGTGGTTCTTCTGTActgtgaaatacatttttgaattgAACATTGTCAGTGTTCTATATATTAACGTTCTCCTTTGGTACAGACGAACAACTCAAGGGAATTTATTGGAATAAAcacaagctttttaaaaaaaatttaatgccaGCTTTATCGCTCACTTACTTGCTGtgttcatatttgtatatatttaacttcTTCCCATTAGTTTCATTATGAACACCCAATCATTTCACggggttactgtgaggattaactAAAGAGACTTTGTAAAAGCCCGTAATGCACACACAAAAGGCACAACAAGCCCGGAACTACGTACAGAGCTGTTCTCATGGACACCTACGGCCAGTTTCTGCTCAGAACCTTCTGCAGGCCTGGTCTGCTTGATGAAGTTATCAAGACTCTTGGTTTATTTCCCAGATTTCAAAAGATAGGTAGGTATCTTACACATTATGAAAACAACAGCAGGCTCTCTTCTGGAGGAGTCTAAGTTATATGggttgtcatttaaaataaacccAATTTAAAACCCAATTCCATTAAATGGAGAAGCTATTTACATTAGTCCTGACAAGATGGTCCAGGCCAAAAGGACTAACAGTGTTTATTTGTATGGGAAAGAAGAATTTATGAGTTACATTATAGCTTTCAGCCCGCCCCCAAAACTGAAGGCAGGAGGGCACCCTGTCCATAAAACACAACCAGTCTTCCCTGGACAAGAACAAGTTTCAGTCTATTCAGCGGTTTTCTTATCATCTATCCCCCAGGGGCTTTCTGAAACATCTTCTCAATGCTTGAGCTGTTGCTGCTGCTACATGCTGAAAGTAATGCTTCATGGCTAAAGGCCACCGtttcatttcctccatttcaCATGGAAATTGTCAAGGAGGGAGCTCTGATTACATAAATGCATAAATCCTTCTGCTATTCTATCCACTTGATGATAATAACATTCTACTTGTTATAAACTTCACAAACACTGACACAGTAACACAGCTGTCTGCAATGTGCCAGAAACTAGGGGATGATTCTTCAAGTCTACTCGTGGGGCTCCCTGCATCAGTCTTTGGGGACACTAGTTAAAATGTGCACTTCTGGGCCCTGCTTCAGACGCAGTGAATCGAAACTTCTGGAAGTAGAACCcaagaacctgcattttaacatgCACACTGCAGTTTGAGACTCTGTGAGATATTCTGGGAGGAAACTTCCCAGAGGTCATGGACTTGGCCGAGAGTTTCACAGTTATGAAATGGAGAAGCTGATATTTTAATCCACATTTCTAATTGCCAAGGAAGGTCATATATCTCTCACTAAACCACTCCTACCAATCTTACCTACCACTTAGCGTATTAATGAACCCGTGCTTTCATTTCAGTGCTTTAAGATGCTGCCTGATTTCTCTTACCCATCCCTTTCTGGAAGAGATCAAAGTGAGGTTCAGGCCACGCTTTCCCTTTACTCACTCGTAGTTCCTCTGCTCACTCCCCAACCCCtatcccctcccttctctcccacattctaatctttttccttctccttcttcttaagTGAAAGAATTTCCGATATCAAGTCCTggcaagtttaaaataaaaattgaaaatgaaatgcagaGACTTGCTACCAATTTACAGAATTTCTTTAGATTATTTGCACTTACTTACAACAGCTATTTCATGTCTGTGATATGGGAAGTGGTAATCATGGTTCTGGTTGTCATTCTGTCCCTGACTTAATGACAGCATCATGGAAAATCTATGAATCCCTTATACAGAcatttagaaacagaaagaagtgaaaacactagaaacaaacagaataaaagataTCCTCATTTAAATACTGCACACCTCCTGAGGATTAAAGTAATGTCATCTTTACCAATATGTCGAGGTGAATGTTACTGAAGTTCTGGTGTTTAATTTGCATGAAGTCCATTTGTGACCCAGTTAGGAGAGAAGGGGATATTTGGCTTAGATTTCAGAAGCCTCTAATTGGGTCCTGAGGCAAGGCATCCTTCTGTCTAGGCTTTTATCTTAGGTCCCGAATGAATGGTTGTGGGAGTCTGCTTCTCCTCATTGAAATTTTCTTGCTCCAGAAATACAATATGTATCTAGAACCCTGAAATACAAGCTTTTGGAAGACTATGAGGGAAAACCTAAGGGCCAGAGAGCTGCATCAGGAATCCCAGTTGTCCCGTAAGCAATTGTCAGAACCAAGGTTCCCAGACTTGTCATGCCAGATAAACGTTTGCAAGGGGTTTGCCACTACAGTAAAGGGAAAAGGGCTTTAACTtaccccttttacatttctgttttttaagaatGCAGATtgcatttcctgtatttttccatttttctttttctcatttcagctcttgaattatttttattaaatcttccactttttcattatgttctttttttaaatagggtttattttttacagcaggcttaggttcacagcaaaaatGAGCCAAaggtatagagatttcccatagaCCTCCAAGCCCCATATAGGCACAGTCTCCCCCATGATCAACatccaccagagtggtacatttgttacaatggatgaacctacattgaaACGACAAtctcacccagagtccatagtttacattagggttcactctggTGTTGTTATTCTGTGGCTTTACTGTTGCAttctaagagttctttgtacattttgaacAATagttctgtggggacagagccaggagtgcagtttccaggctctcggcctcacgtggaaaggtgctggctcaggtagtaaatggccatcaactgtgattggatggccatcagctgtaaatagttggctgtcagctgtaaccagtgagccattggccactaatacaaccactgtggctaagctagcagcaaatgggggctagcaagaagatggtggctggcaagcgccgATTGTAGTTAGCAAGGCAGAGTggagttagcaaggggttggttggttggcagaaaagtggacggcgggttgcggatcgtgtggctcctgcttcctgtgtctcccactcagcctccagcgagaatatagtggtatgactcccctgtctgtggctccgtgggtgttcctttttggcctcaccatgtcctgcgttcgagtgtggggagcgggagctgagaccccacatgacaccctgcgtgacaagttctttatcaaatatgtctcctgaaaatattttctctaagtgTGTGGCTTGTCTCTTCATTCTCTTGACAgcctctttttaaaatcaaattgatgcccttcattctttccctttcagTAGCAAAGTTTTCACCCATAACTTCTTCCAGTCACCAAATTCTGCTATCAATAGTGCCTCTTCTGTCTGTCACTTCATCTCCACTGACCCTGAACACCTTCAGGCCACAATCATCTCTTAGACCACTCCAATCGCCTCACAATAGATTactctgaattcatttattagtagAATCCATTCTTTGTATTTGTACTGCTACATTTCCAAACATGGATATGATCACACTTATTCATTCAAAACAACTTATACAGAATAAAGTACAAATTCCTTAATATGACATTCAAGGCTCTCCCATATCACACTTGGTTTCAAGATAGTTTATAAGCCCATTGAGGTTAAGAGTCTGTCTCCTTGAAAATTAGGGATAGCGCTATAAGATCTGCTCCCCCtctgtgtttatgtatatgtgtttgttttgttgaatGGAATTATCAACATTACTCTCATATATGGTGACGGCTCAGCTGGAATCGTGGCCACACTCACTGCACATGTGTCTCAGTGCCACCGTCATTTACCCAGACAGGCTCCCAGGGCGCTTCGGAGCCTTGCCATCATCTTTTGGGTAAACCAGCCGCTAGAGAAGGCCGACTGCGCACAGCTGACTGGCTGTCGGTAGCCCGGGGTCTGGAAAGGTTGTCCTGTTTTACTTTAGCATATTCTTCAGATAGATTTGACCAGGCTCCAAAATTGCATGGTATTGGCAGTGATAAAAACATgaccaaaaccaaaaaataagccttttttttattcccattcaTAGCCTTGGTATTATCATAAGCAATCGTGTAAGACAAGCCTGACAGGCAAAATACACTCAGCCCCGAGAATTCCCAGAGCTGCACCTCAGACCTTCAGGGGCGTCACTTCAAGTCTCGCGAGAGATCATGTACAGCCGCCGTCTCTCCACAGCTCTCGCGAGAACCAAGGGCTTGGACTTCCCCTTCGCCAATACCGCGGCAGCGTCTCCTCGGGCAACAGCAATGGCGGCCTCCTTTTCCGAGGGGCTCTTCTCTCTGGAGCTGCTGGTAGAATGGGTGCGCCTTGAAGCCGGGCTGCCGCCGCCGCCCGTGGTCGCCGTGAagcaggagcaggaagaggaggaggaggagacatcGCCGCCGCGGCTATCGCCGTCTCTTTACCCTGCCGTGGCCTTCCGCCTGCTGGACTTCCCCACGCTGCTGGTTTACCCTCCCGGCGGCCCCGCGGCCCCTGCCCCGGAACCCCGGCCCGGCCTGCTCAGCTTCGGTCGCGGCAAGTCTTGTCTCTTCCGCCTGCACCCCGCCACCCTGCGCCGCGGGCTCCTTGGGACCCCACTTTACACCTTGCTGCTGCAGCTGCCCCCCGGACGCCCCACGCCTGCCCCGCAGCTCCTGGGTGTCTGCAGCATCTCGCTGGCCGCCGCGGCCCGCAAGGTCCTGGGGCCAGCCGCCTCCGGCTGCTCCCAGGGTCATCGAGGAAGTTTCCCTCTGCATAACCAAGTGGGGAAGCGGATTGGGGACATTTCCCTGGGCTACCGCCTGACGGACCTAGGAAGCAGCTTGCTGAGCCATCTTGAGCGGCCAGTCAGTTCCACAGGAGGTGGAGTGGAGGGTATAGAGGCACAGGAGGCAGTAGAGATCGCATGCCAAACCCGGCAAGAAAGACAGCTACAGCAGCCAGACTCAGAGCCAAGCCCAGGAGGTGCTCATAGGCCTCTGATGGGTTTTAAAATCGCAAAGGCACAGGAGGGTTTGAAGGAAATAGTTGTCCACAGTAAGGCCAACTCTCATAACCTGGGTTCTGTTGTGAATGGCAAAAGCAACTCTATATGTTCAAATGCTAACAGTGCAGAGAATGTCAGCCCCCCCAATCAGGAAGTCACAGAGTTGGACATTGAAACTAACACATTTTGCCCTCCTCCTCTGTATTACACTCACCTGACCCAAGAAAAGACGCTTCCTGTCCAGGGTAAAATCACCATTAAACCTCAAGTGAATGTACCTGAGAAACTGGATGgtgcttttctggaaaaaaaacttATAAATACCCCAATACATATTAATTCTCTAAAACACACAAGTTCTGCAACACATGAGAGTCCTCCAGTGCTTATAAATCCTCCACATGTTCAGGATGTAGGAGCAAGTAATCAAAGTACATCTCACCCTCAAACTGAACAAAATACAATTAGTACAATAAGGCAGCTGCCTTTGTTAAATGCTTTGTTAGTTGAGCTGTCCTTGTTAAACAACCAACCCATGGCAAGCCCTACTCATATACATCCTCACTTAGCCTGGTTATATAGATCTGAGGATAAGAAGTCACCAGAATCTTCTGCCAAATCCACATGTAAATctgaatataagaaaaataagcttcctatggaggaaaagggaaagtCAGTGAGTCTTCAGTATAAAAAGATCCAAGTTGAAGATCAaaagaaaggtaaacattttgaaaagaacagtgataccccccaaaaaagagttCCAAGGAGGAAGTTACTCTATGGCTTAACAAATACACTTAAACTacgcttaaaacaaacaaatcctgaTATGTTGGTAGTACATGAAAAGAGGGAACAGTATAGAAAAATGCAAGCACAAACGATGGGTGCAAAATTCAGAATTCCATCATCCAAAGTTAAAGTGTTAAGCTTTGCAGAACAACATCAGAAACCACACCAACTGCCTAAAGATAAGTATTTAGAATCAGATGATGCTTCTGCTGAAAATAGTGATACCTCAAAGCAAATCAGTGTTTTTGATGAACTCAGCACAACTAAAGAAACTAAACTGAAATGTGCAACTGAAGAGACAGTTGACAGTGGTGAAAACAGAACCAATAATGGTTTATTGGGAAAAATTGTAAGTCTTGCACATTCCATTATTCCAGAAAGTTTTACTCATACaaacattttggaagaaaaagtggaaatgaaattCCAAAGTCCATTTGTTTTCCAACAGGTTGCAGTTGTTGACAGAATTGCAGTAGATAAAGAAATGGATGGCAAGCAGGTCAAAACCACTGCTAATGACATTCTTACTGCTGGTGTGAGTGAAAATAAACCAAGTAAAACTAGTTGCTCTGAAAGCATCTCAGAACTAAAGTATTCAGATGACTTCACCAGCCCTTGCTATTCTGAAGATTTCTGTACTACTGAGGGCACCAGCAGAATTTTACAAGCTCATGATAGAAgttcagaaaatacaaaacatagtCAATATACAAGTAAGTCTATTGAAACAAGATTgtccataaagaaaaataacagtgaaAGGAGTTCTAGCCTTAGCCCACCTTATTCGGCTGGATCACCAGTACACTCATATAAAAAATCTCATATTTCAAAGACTCCAGATAAAAGTCTGGAGGAAGCATCTACTATTTCTACCAGTGACTTATCTTCATATTggactgaagaaaaagaaaaccaaataaaccAAAATAGCATGCATAATTCTGAAGCTATAAAGAGGTGTCAAGACATCTCTGTTAAACCTGAGACAAGAACTGGTTTCAAGTCTTCAGAAAAAAGCCAGTCACCTCGGACATCTCAAGTGAGTTCTTATGTGCCATCTAATTTGTCAGAACTAGAACTTAATATCCTGGAGTGCAGTACATCAGATCACTTTGGAGAAGACGATGAAGTTGGTTCACTAAATATATCCAAGCAATGCAAAGATATTTGCGAATTAGTAATAAATAAACTTCCAGGATATACAGTgtaaaaatgtggttttaaaaaacacttaattttttataACCTATGTGTACTGCTAGTGAAACAATTTTAATACCTATATTATTTTTAGTACATGAATTATATGAATAGTTCTTtgtaagaaatagaaatgtcATTTCTTTGACTTTTAGTGTTCAGCCATTAAATCTGACAGTTATTGATCAAGAAATCACCTTATCACCTAGGTAAGATTTAAGTTGTTTCGTCATGTAAGAATAAAAGTATCTATCTTCCTAAACTGTCTCTCTTAAAGTATCCTAAAGTACCGATCGTCCTAAAGCCAACTTCCTGTACACCATTGAAAAAAGAAGGCCGGTTAATAAGGATAGTCTCGGATTTGAAGgggaacaaatgaacaaataaagactTACTGTGTGAGATGCAGAAAGGTAcaaaaatacttaatatatagCCTCTGCAGTTATAAGATCTCACTGTTTTATTTAGATCTGAATTCTTTAGGGAAATCTTTCTGGAGACACACACATCCATATCCCCAGTCAGTGAAGTCCTTTTCATATGCTGCCATAGAGCTCTaaatattctgtttgtttgttttaactacaATTTGTGTGATTACTTCATTAATGTTTGCATTCTGTTGGGCCTAAGTTCTGTGATGGGAGACACCATATCTGTTTTGGACACTAATACGTTCTTGGTATCTAACACTTAGTCTCTGGAGTATGGTTGGggtgcagtaaaagcatttgttgaacaaattaaTGAAGGCCATGTATTTAAATTACCTAACAGGAGAGAGTAGAATTAAGCAGTAAAAACAAGCAGAAACCCTAAAAATAAACCTGCAGAAAATCTTTATTGAAGCTATAGTTATTCaactgtaatatttttgtttgggTGGATATAAATAGTCCTCTGGTGTCCTCTGAAgtatttggagaagggaactAAAAAAGGTGTCTTCTATACAGTTTCTTATATAGAAACGCAgtttattattgtcatttcaggttgtttaatatttattctcAATGTATGAAAGCTTGTTTTTATGAAGGCTAATGatcattttttatattccacTGGTTTTATGCTTAGACCTTATTCTGTGTTccaataattacatatattttcttctatctgttatattttaatttttacactttttaataaatgtaacattttcGATGTCTGAGGTAAGGccctaattttcttttataagtaaTTAGATAATTATGCAGCCATTATCTCTGGACTGATCATACTAATAGAATTAGAAAGATGgtaagaaatgaggaaaaatatgaataaaagaatgagcaTGATGTATTCATGGGACTGTGAAAATAGTATCTTGATTGGAATGGTGGAAAGGAAATTTGTTAAGAGAAGTCCCAGATTGTAGGGATCTTCAAATGCCAAGCATAATAGTGAAGCCCTAAGCAGTAGATACAGGAGAATAGTTTACATTACAAATGAGCGCCAGTCAGAAGTCATTACTacattttgagtattttaaatgattgaaataatTTCTGAGTGGTACAGAAATCATATCAGTAAAAGGCTTGAAATATGAAAGGCTTTTAATGGCTAATGGCTATGATCTTAATTTTTCAATGAGTATAAAGCATACAGTAAATCAtttcacaaaatcaaaataattccaTGCTAGGTACTATAGCTAGATACTCAAATACATCAACGTAGTATGTAAATTGGTAACAATTTTTCATTACtatgaaagagacaaaaatataagCAATTGCATCAGATTCATcagagaaatcattaaaaaaccAACTGTCAGaacagctggttagctcagttggttagagtgcagtgctcttaacagcaaggttgccagttcgatccccacatgggccagtgtgagctgcaccctccacaactagattgaaacaactacttgacttggagctgatgggtcctggaaaaacacaaattttatatatatatatatataactgtttGGTTTGTTTGAGAATAAGTCATTGTCTAAGATGAGAATAAGTGAGGAAAATGAATTCAGTGTGTCTAAGGCACAGCGAAGACTAAAGCACAATGTCCTTTAGACTATAAAACTGGGGAGCTGAGTAAGCTTTGAGTTGTTCCATaaatactcatatttttttttttttaagattttattggggaaggggaacagtgtgtacttccaggacttttttccaagtcaagttgttgtcctttcaatcttagttgtggagggtgccgttcagcttcaagttgtcctttcagtcttagttgtggagggcgcagctcagctccaggttcagttgccttgctagttgcagggggcacagcccaccttcccttgtaggagtcgaaccacaaccttgtcgttgagaggacgccctccaaccaactgagccatccaggagctcagcggtagctcagctcaaggtgcctgttcaattttagttgcagggggcggagcccaccatcccttgggggactggaggaattgaactggcaacttgtggttgagagcccactggcccatgtgggaatcaaactggcagccttcggagttaggagcatggagctctaaccgcctgagccagaATCAGAAACCTGTACTTGTAAGCCTGACTATTTAGAATATCGCATGTTTTATTTgccctgttttttgttgttgttttcttcttggtTATAGTTCTTTTTGAAGGGTTTTCTGGCTGACCTATAACAGGATTAAGAAATGGATTTGGTTGTGGCAGAAATCCTATAGGAGGAGCAGTACACCCCCGGGTCTACATATTGAAAGAGGGAGAGACAAGAGGTGGGGGCCCTTGACAGCCCCTCCTTGCCACCCAGAGATAGCTCCTTCAGCTGTTCTCTCCTAAACACCCTGCAGGgttttgtgctttgttttcctAAGGGAGACTGTTCAATTACAAAGTCTCACATCCAACCACTACTGGAACCCGGTATTTCAGAATTTGTGATTTAGGTGTCAACACTGTGCAGTGAATTGGGACTGAATTCTAGACTCGGAATGACCTAAAAATAATGGATTGCTTTAGCTTTGGAGGAATCTATTGTCAGAAGATTTGGTCCGAAAATTCTTTGCTTGCAAATCCAGAGTTCTTCAGAATATTTACAAGTACTTTGGAACAGCGTTTGTTAACCCGAGGAAAAAGGTCTTTCTATTCTTCTGAAAAAGTCTGGAGTATAAACATTCGCTTCTTGTTAGCAAGGTACTCCATGTCCTGACATTCTCTGTAATAAATAGCCAGAAACCATGTATTTAGGGGGCAGAACTAGTATGGGACTCCCTTCCATACTAGTGCTCCTTTTCTGGAATATATGATTTCTTGGTGCTGTCTTCCCACTCCACTGATCACAGTGTGAGCTCATACTGTCAACCTCTAAAAACAGGTGTTAGGATTTTGCTAAAATACGGCCTTGCTTTTCATTGGAAAATAggattgctaaaaaaaaaaaaaaaaaaaaaaaaaatgtgtttggatTATATGGTCTCCATTATTGTCATTAATTTAACACTACTGACTTCTGACAGAGTAGCTCTTGGTGCTGATGACAGACTGCCACATCTCACTTCATCTTCACGAATCTGAGTTCAGGATgaatatagatgaggaaacaggctgtTTCGCCCATATTCATGCCTTTCTCACTTTCATAGAAAAAATGAAAGGCTCTTGGCATAAATCTCAGGAAGTGAACATTCTTTCAATACCTATAATTTCCAGAGTCAGAATGGATAGTAATAGTCTATAAACAGCTAAAATTCCagttttaaacattataaaactGTGCTGTATTTTAGCACCCTCCCTattatttgtgtgtcttttgtttttcttttctaagtcaGCTGTTTTTACTAAACCAGATGTATGCTTTGCTGCATAAAAAAAAGTATCCATCTCTATGCTGAGAATATGATTATACTATCATGAATCCAGGTGTGGGATTAAAAAGCAGCTGAAATTCTTAGATGATTCTTGTCAGAAAAGAAAGCTTGAATTCATATGAATTTGGAGCTAGAGGAGACTTTATAAATCATTTAGTTTAGCTCCTTCGTTTTATAAATATGGAACGAGGCCCAGAAAAATGGAGTTTGCTAGTTGCTTGTCCCTACTACAAGATTTTTTCCACAAGAAAATGCCATTTCATGTGTCAGATTGGGGACCCAGCAAACCCAAACTGTGTCTGCAGACATTCTGTAACATTTATATTGAAAACACTAATCAGAACTTCACTCATTTGGAGATGTGGGAATtcatcctctttctcttcctcccgccctgcctcc
Above is a window of Rhinolophus sinicus isolate RSC01 linkage group LG12, ASM3656204v1, whole genome shotgun sequence DNA encoding:
- the MAP10 gene encoding microtubule-associated protein 10, with the protein product MYSRRLSTALARTKGLDFPFANTAAASPRATAMAASFSEGLFSLELLVEWVRLEAGLPPPPVVAVKQEQEEEEEETSPPRLSPSLYPAVAFRLLDFPTLLVYPPGGPAAPAPEPRPGLLSFGRGKSCLFRLHPATLRRGLLGTPLYTLLLQLPPGRPTPAPQLLGVCSISLAAAARKVLGPAASGCSQGHRGSFPLHNQVGKRIGDISLGYRLTDLGSSLLSHLERPVSSTGGGVEGIEAQEAVEIACQTRQERQLQQPDSEPSPGGAHRPLMGFKIAKAQEGLKEIVVHSKANSHNLGSVVNGKSNSICSNANSAENVSPPNQEVTELDIETNTFCPPPLYYTHLTQEKTLPVQGKITIKPQVNVPEKLDGAFLEKKLINTPIHINSLKHTSSATHESPPVLINPPHVQDVGASNQSTSHPQTEQNTISTIRQLPLLNALLVELSLLNNQPMASPTHIHPHLAWLYRSEDKKSPESSAKSTCKSEYKKNKLPMEEKGKSVSLQYKKIQVEDQKKGKHFEKNSDTPQKRVPRRKLLYGLTNTLKLRLKQTNPDMLVVHEKREQYRKMQAQTMGAKFRIPSSKVKVLSFAEQHQKPHQLPKDKYLESDDASAENSDTSKQISVFDELSTTKETKLKCATEETVDSGENRTNNGLLGKIVSLAHSIIPESFTHTNILEEKVEMKFQSPFVFQQVAVVDRIAVDKEMDGKQVKTTANDILTAGVSENKPSKTSCSESISELKYSDDFTSPCYSEDFCTTEGTSRILQAHDRSSENTKHSQYTSKSIETRLSIKKNNSERSSSLSPPYSAGSPVHSYKKSHISKTPDKSLEEASTISTSDLSSYWTEEKENQINQNSMHNSEAIKRCQDISVKPETRTGFKSSEKSQSPRTSQVSSYVPSNLSELELNILECSTSDHFGEDDEVGSLNISKQCKDICELVINKLPGYTV